A region of Nocardioides alkalitolerans DNA encodes the following proteins:
- a CDS encoding acyltransferase, with the protein MNEESLTGVATATPAPAAVRTTTPAASASTTSTTSPTSPTPSAARASRAPWFPVLDTLRGVGAVAIVTTHCAYWAGAYEDTRTGWLLARLDVGVALFFVLSGFLLARPHFAAARTGAPAPALGTYVRHRIWRIAPLAVVTVLLAFVLLEGNRDLTVVERVAALTLTSTYVVETGFPGGLTHLWSLTTEVAFYALLPAVMVLAVGRGGRAGLRPARIAALVAGMVAVSVVWFFALPSQDSPGGGVIPVGDTITSVLAHGEPELWLPGYLAWFAGGVALAAAYELARAGSRSRALAWTQALALRPAVCLAAAAALMWWSASPVLGLPTLSRVTPDEHALKTVVYVVAATLVVLTGVFTRPGLYTRVLAHPALRRLGTLSYGVFCLHLMVLHLVLQAAGWEHGEAPLHVLLPVVLAITLVAAEAAYRLVEAPAMRLARRAR; encoded by the coding sequence GTGAACGAGGAGTCCCTGACCGGCGTCGCCACGGCGACGCCCGCGCCCGCGGCGGTGCGCACGACGACGCCGGCGGCGTCCGCGTCGACCACGTCGACCACGTCGCCCACGTCGCCCACGCCGTCGGCCGCACGTGCTTCCCGCGCCCCGTGGTTCCCCGTGCTCGACACCCTGCGCGGCGTCGGCGCCGTCGCCATCGTCACCACCCACTGCGCCTACTGGGCCGGCGCGTACGAGGACACTCGCACGGGTTGGCTGCTGGCCCGCCTCGACGTGGGCGTCGCCCTCTTCTTCGTGCTCTCGGGCTTCCTCCTCGCCCGCCCCCACTTCGCCGCGGCACGGACCGGCGCGCCGGCGCCCGCGCTCGGGACCTACGTGCGCCACCGGATCTGGCGCATCGCTCCCCTCGCCGTGGTGACCGTGCTCCTCGCGTTCGTGCTGCTCGAGGGCAACCGCGACCTGACCGTCGTCGAGCGGGTGGCAGCCCTCACCCTGACCAGCACGTACGTCGTGGAGACCGGTTTCCCCGGCGGCCTCACCCACCTGTGGAGCCTGACCACGGAGGTCGCCTTCTACGCGCTGCTGCCCGCCGTGATGGTGCTGGCGGTGGGGCGCGGCGGCCGCGCGGGCCTGCGCCCGGCCCGCATCGCCGCGCTGGTGGCGGGCATGGTCGCCGTCAGCGTCGTCTGGTTCTTCGCGCTGCCGAGCCAGGACTCCCCCGGCGGCGGCGTGATCCCCGTCGGCGACACGATCACGTCGGTGCTCGCCCACGGCGAGCCCGAGCTGTGGCTCCCCGGCTACCTGGCGTGGTTCGCGGGCGGCGTGGCGCTCGCCGCGGCGTACGAGCTGGCCCGCGCGGGCAGCCGCAGCCGCGCGCTCGCCTGGACGCAGGCCCTCGCCCTGCGGCCCGCCGTCTGCCTGGCCGCGGCGGCCGCGCTCATGTGGTGGAGCGCCTCACCGGTCCTCGGCCTGCCCACGCTGTCGCGCGTGACCCCGGACGAGCACGCGCTGAAGACGGTCGTCTACGTCGTGGCGGCGACGCTCGTCGTGCTCACCGGCGTCTTCACCCGGCCCGGCCTCTACACCCGAGTGCTCGCGCACCCCGCGCTGCGGCGGCTCGGCACCCTGTCGTACGGCGTGTTCTGCCTCCACCTCATGGTGCTCCACCTCGTCCTGCAGGCCGCCGGCTGGGAGCACGGGGAGGCCCCGCTGCACGTGCTCCTGCCCGTGGTGCTGGCGATCACGCTGGTCGCGGCGGAGGCGGCGTACCGCCTGGTCGAGGCACCCGCGATGCGCCTGGCCCGTCGGGCCCGCTGA
- a CDS encoding DUF3068 domain-containing protein encodes MRRVATWALLFVGSFLVVAALVARLWGLPNAEKTPLDTDSDTRLSGEASGLVVAGGSDTPQPVKVQNITKADSERSDDDVIVFVAYTCVAVDEDLAPDEYCLEGDDERIVTISEPDVFATDRHTAEAVENGDYVPAGSDQKVGLVNKWPFGVEQKDYEVWDGVLGDTVTATYEGRESIDGLSTYKFAYTVTDQPAEIASGVQGTYSTSKVYWIDPTTGAIIKQTQDEQRATEDGTVALDLDVAYTDETVQANVDAAKSNGRTLALLGTWVPLVGGILGVVALLAGVLLLVGGGGRRRADTA; translated from the coding sequence GTGCGCAGGGTGGCAACGTGGGCGTTGTTGTTCGTCGGGTCGTTCTTGGTGGTGGCGGCGTTGGTCGCCCGGCTGTGGGGTCTGCCGAACGCGGAGAAGACGCCGCTGGACACCGACTCGGACACGCGTCTCTCCGGTGAGGCCAGCGGGCTCGTCGTGGCCGGTGGCTCGGACACGCCCCAGCCGGTGAAGGTGCAGAACATCACCAAGGCCGACTCGGAGCGCTCCGACGACGACGTGATCGTCTTCGTCGCCTACACCTGTGTCGCGGTCGACGAGGACCTCGCGCCGGACGAGTACTGCCTCGAGGGCGACGACGAGCGGATCGTGACGATCTCCGAGCCCGACGTGTTCGCGACGGACCGGCACACCGCGGAGGCCGTCGAGAACGGCGACTACGTGCCGGCCGGCTCCGACCAGAAGGTCGGCCTCGTCAACAAGTGGCCCTTCGGCGTGGAGCAGAAGGACTACGAGGTCTGGGACGGCGTGCTCGGTGACACCGTCACGGCCACCTACGAGGGTCGCGAGAGCATCGACGGCCTCTCCACCTACAAGTTCGCGTACACGGTCACCGACCAGCCCGCCGAGATCGCCTCCGGCGTCCAGGGCACGTACTCGACGTCGAAGGTCTACTGGATCGACCCCACCACGGGCGCGATCATCAAGCAGACGCAGGACGAGCAGCGCGCCACCGAGGACGGCACCGTCGCGCTCGACCTGGACGTCGCCTACACGGACGAGACCGTGCAGGCCAACGTGGACGCCGCGAAGTCGAACGGCCGCACGCTCGCGCTGCTGGGCACCTGGGTGCCGCTCGTCGGCGGCATCCTCGGCGTGGTGGCGCTCCTGGCCGGGGTGCTGCTGCTCGTCGGTGGCGGCGGGCGCCGCCGGGCCGACACGGCCTGA
- a CDS encoding class I SAM-dependent methyltransferase: MRAFRKEQTEPDVFYGALAADSAEQLRTMTDLDGALLLDVGGGPGYFREAFEARGATYVALDADVGELAGRGDPDARTIIGSGTALPVADGVLDVCYSSNVLEHVDRPWVMAEEMLRATRPGGTVFLSWTVWWGPWGGHETAPWHYLGGAYARRRYARRQGREPKNRFGESLYAVTVADGLRWLERQQGGEVVAVFPRYLPRWAWWVLRVPVLREVVTWNLVIVLRRRADKL; encoded by the coding sequence GTGAGGGCGTTCCGCAAGGAGCAGACCGAGCCCGACGTCTTCTACGGCGCGCTCGCCGCGGACTCCGCGGAGCAGCTGCGCACGATGACCGACCTCGACGGGGCGCTGCTCCTCGACGTCGGCGGCGGCCCGGGCTACTTCCGCGAGGCCTTCGAGGCACGGGGCGCGACCTACGTCGCGCTGGACGCGGACGTCGGCGAGCTCGCCGGGCGCGGCGACCCCGACGCGCGCACGATCATCGGGAGCGGTACGGCGCTGCCGGTCGCCGACGGCGTGCTGGACGTCTGCTACTCGTCCAACGTGCTCGAGCACGTCGACCGGCCGTGGGTGATGGCCGAGGAGATGCTGCGGGCGACGCGGCCGGGCGGGACCGTGTTCCTGTCCTGGACGGTGTGGTGGGGGCCGTGGGGAGGACACGAGACCGCGCCGTGGCACTACCTGGGCGGCGCGTACGCCCGACGGCGCTACGCCCGGCGTCAGGGGCGGGAGCCCAAGAACCGCTTCGGGGAGTCGCTCTACGCGGTGACGGTGGCCGACGGGCTGCGCTGGCTGGAGCGCCAGCAGGGCGGGGAGGTGGTCGCGGTCTTCCCGCGCTACCTGCCGCGCTGGGCGTGGTGGGTGCTGCGGGTCCCGGTGCTGCGGGAGGTCGTCACGTGGAACCTGGTGATCGTGCTGCGGCGACGCGCCGACAAGCTGTGA
- a CDS encoding glycosyltransferase family 4 protein — MHGTKVVFLSWRDATHPEAGGAERYLRQVAAGLAERGADVTVFSAATEGRPTSETVDGVRLVRAGSRTTVYLHGLWALLRGRLGRPDVVVDVQNGIPFLARLVTRRPVVVLVHHVHREQWPVIFPGLAWRLGWWIESRLSPWIYRRDRYVTVSRATRDELVRLGVDASRVSIVRNGCEPPLAVATPRSPTPLVCVVGRLVPHKQVEHAIEAVAALRPDLPDLRLVVVGDGWWSDELVDLAEQRGISDAVDFLGYVDERTKHEVYAASWVMALPSLKEGWGIVVSEAGAHGVPTVAYADAGGTTESVHDGESGILADDRAAFVEALRRVLTDPVERRRLSDGARAVSAELDWIATEKAFADVLRETIEGR, encoded by the coding sequence GTGCACGGCACGAAGGTCGTCTTCCTGAGCTGGCGCGACGCGACGCACCCCGAGGCGGGGGGCGCCGAGCGCTACCTCAGGCAGGTCGCGGCGGGCCTCGCCGAGCGCGGCGCGGACGTGACGGTCTTCAGCGCCGCGACGGAGGGGCGGCCGACGTCGGAGACCGTCGACGGCGTGCGCCTCGTGCGCGCCGGGAGCCGCACGACCGTCTACCTCCACGGCCTCTGGGCCCTGCTGCGCGGGCGTCTCGGTCGCCCGGACGTCGTCGTCGACGTGCAGAACGGGATCCCGTTCCTCGCGCGCCTCGTCACCCGCCGCCCCGTCGTCGTGCTCGTCCACCACGTGCACCGCGAGCAGTGGCCGGTCATCTTCCCGGGGCTCGCCTGGCGCCTGGGCTGGTGGATCGAGAGCCGGCTCTCCCCGTGGATCTACCGACGGGACCGCTACGTCACCGTCTCCCGCGCGACGCGCGACGAGCTGGTGCGCCTGGGCGTCGATGCCTCCCGGGTCAGCATCGTCCGCAACGGCTGCGAGCCGCCGCTGGCCGTCGCCACCCCCCGGTCGCCCACGCCGCTGGTCTGCGTCGTGGGCCGTCTCGTGCCGCACAAGCAGGTGGAGCACGCCATCGAGGCGGTCGCCGCCCTGCGTCCCGACCTCCCGGACCTCCGGCTCGTCGTCGTCGGCGACGGCTGGTGGAGCGACGAGCTCGTGGACCTCGCCGAGCAGCGGGGCATCAGCGACGCCGTGGACTTCCTGGGGTACGTCGACGAGCGGACCAAGCACGAGGTCTACGCCGCCAGCTGGGTGATGGCCCTGCCGTCGCTCAAGGAGGGCTGGGGCATCGTGGTCAGCGAGGCGGGCGCCCACGGGGTGCCCACCGTCGCCTACGCCGACGCCGGCGGCACCACCGAGTCGGTGCACGACGGCGAGTCCGGGATCCTCGCCGACGACCGTGCGGCCTTCGTGGAGGCCCTGCGTCGGGTGCTCACCGACCCGGTCGAGCGGCGCCGCCTCTCCGACGGGGCCCGGGCGGTCAGCGCCGAGCTCGACTGGATCGCGACCGAGAAGGCCTTCGCCGACGTGCTCCGCGAGACCATCGAGGGTCGCTGA
- a CDS encoding alpha-(1->3)-arabinofuranosyltransferase family protein, whose amino-acid sequence MRAATWAFFGVLSFVQLPGRTTFDTKLDLTDDPLAFLGRALHLWNPDGSFGELQNQAYGYLFPQGAWFAAADVLGVPDWVAQRLWTALLLVLAYEGARGLARALSLSSTAAVLAGLSYALAPRLFGAVGVLTGELLPSAFLPWMCWPLVACLRGRVPPVTAGLLSGVAVLCMSGVNATGTIAVLPAALVLLASGLRHRTGRLLAGWWAVGCLAASLWWLGPLLLLGRYSPPFLDYIETAAATTSTTSWANSVRGADHWVAYYSVDGQPWWPAAHTLVTTGPLVVFAGVVAALGCYGLTRRDMPAGRLLGAIALVGLLCLVAGSAARAGSLVDPFVRELLDGPLAPLRNVHKVDPLVRLPLALGVGHGAVSLAAAFRRRFADRPDVAGPVARGIVVLAATFVLVGASPAVGAGMRTPGWEAKPAAWTETAAYLQERPGSRALVVPGAGFGLQTWGWTIDEPLQGEGASWVSRSQVPLTPGPTARVLDGLEQRFASGIGLPGLGDYLARIGVTHVVLRRDLDPALAGGADPDRTEHTLATSDGIERVARFGDSGVPGRALVDVWEVEGAAGAATAVHLTEGGTTDLSGAPEDALGLVDAGLVGTDDPLALTGDPGEPGIVTDGYVRRERQFGRVHRAVGQTMAADEAERDGRRETDYAGAPGVPQATTEYVGGAAVTASSSRGYVDVLGPVDPRRGPAAAVDADESTWWESDPLRPAEGQWLDVALDEPSRGGVVDVAFLTGPGDGLREVERARLVVDGSAEVYGVPADGRLEVVLPAFRTLRVEVVQASASTAETGSVGVREVSLPGIERGRTRVLPTPVGADTTVLLQQPPVTRACVRLDWGLTCDEDAVVLPESETMDRTFTTTEPGAWDLRGTVSTRPGAAAARLLDPVGGAATVVADSVYADDPLAAGVFAHDGDPDTAWRSEPGAEEATLTFTWPGRRTLTSVTALGTATGGLPDVITLRTAEEERRVPLGLGATDIEPLVADGGVVVELERSGGLGPMTLAELGLGGVGDLRHAPDVEAATGATCGLGPDVVVDGVRVPTRVDGTVGDVLAGTPLTWEACGDAVDLAPGTHRVVVAPTAQFLATTLAWTPAEAPRAAGAGDAERPVTVDARDRTSWDLAVGAGDEAVLALPMNANPGWTATLDGRDLERVAVDGWRQGFVVPAGVEGRVLVEFAPDRAYRLFLVGGGLAAVVLLLAAVAAVGRRWPGSGRDLLLAADGPTPPTPVSAPAHLRARRTPPPLAAVVVLAVAVAGGLVAAAGLVLGYRWSAERWRGAAVALVAASGVASALAERAAYPGLVADGLAALGVGWLVGIVLVRGRGGAR is encoded by the coding sequence GTGCGAGCCGCGACGTGGGCCTTCTTCGGGGTGCTCTCCTTCGTCCAGCTCCCCGGGCGCACCACCTTCGACACGAAGCTCGACCTCACCGACGACCCCCTGGCCTTCCTCGGCCGGGCGCTCCACCTGTGGAACCCGGACGGCTCCTTCGGCGAGCTGCAGAACCAGGCCTACGGCTACCTCTTCCCGCAGGGCGCGTGGTTCGCGGCCGCGGACGTCCTCGGCGTACCCGACTGGGTCGCGCAGCGCCTGTGGACGGCGCTGCTCCTCGTGCTCGCCTACGAGGGCGCCCGCGGTCTGGCGCGCGCCCTCTCCCTCTCGTCGACGGCAGCCGTGCTGGCGGGGCTCTCCTACGCGCTGGCCCCGCGGCTGTTCGGTGCCGTCGGGGTGCTGACGGGCGAGCTCCTGCCGTCCGCCTTCCTGCCGTGGATGTGCTGGCCGCTCGTGGCGTGCCTGCGCGGCCGGGTCCCCCCGGTCACGGCGGGCCTGCTGTCGGGCGTCGCCGTGCTCTGCATGAGCGGCGTGAACGCCACCGGCACGATCGCGGTGCTCCCGGCGGCCCTCGTGCTCCTGGCCTCCGGGCTGCGGCACCGCACGGGTCGGCTGCTCGCCGGGTGGTGGGCGGTCGGCTGTCTCGCCGCGAGCCTGTGGTGGCTCGGCCCGCTCCTGCTGCTGGGCCGCTACAGCCCGCCGTTCCTCGACTACATCGAGACCGCGGCCGCCACGACGTCGACGACGTCGTGGGCCAACAGCGTCCGCGGCGCCGACCACTGGGTCGCCTACTACTCCGTCGACGGCCAGCCCTGGTGGCCCGCCGCCCACACCCTCGTGACGACCGGCCCGCTCGTCGTCTTCGCCGGCGTGGTGGCCGCGCTCGGCTGCTACGGACTGACGCGACGCGACATGCCGGCCGGCCGGCTGCTCGGTGCGATCGCCCTCGTCGGCCTGCTCTGCCTCGTCGCCGGCAGCGCCGCGCGGGCGGGGTCGCTCGTCGACCCGTTCGTGCGGGAGCTGCTCGACGGCCCGCTCGCGCCGCTGCGCAACGTGCACAAGGTCGACCCGCTCGTCCGGCTGCCCCTGGCCCTCGGCGTCGGGCACGGGGCCGTGTCCCTGGCCGCGGCGTTCCGTCGGCGCTTCGCCGACCGCCCGGACGTCGCCGGCCCGGTCGCCCGCGGCATCGTCGTGCTGGCCGCCACCTTCGTTCTCGTCGGTGCCTCGCCGGCGGTGGGGGCCGGCATGCGCACCCCGGGCTGGGAGGCGAAGCCGGCGGCGTGGACCGAGACCGCGGCGTACCTGCAGGAGCGGCCCGGCTCCCGCGCGCTCGTCGTGCCCGGCGCGGGCTTCGGCCTGCAGACCTGGGGCTGGACGATCGACGAGCCGCTCCAGGGGGAGGGCGCCTCGTGGGTCTCGCGCAGCCAGGTGCCGCTCACCCCCGGGCCGACCGCCCGGGTGCTCGACGGGCTGGAGCAGCGCTTCGCCTCCGGCATCGGGCTGCCCGGGCTCGGCGACTACCTCGCGCGCATCGGCGTCACCCACGTGGTCCTGCGCCGCGACCTCGACCCGGCCCTCGCGGGGGGTGCGGACCCCGACCGCACCGAGCACACGCTCGCCACGAGCGACGGCATCGAGCGGGTGGCGCGGTTCGGGGACAGCGGCGTGCCGGGCCGCGCGCTCGTGGACGTCTGGGAGGTGGAGGGTGCCGCGGGGGCTGCGACCGCCGTGCACCTGACCGAGGGCGGGACGACGGACCTGAGCGGGGCGCCCGAGGACGCGCTCGGCCTCGTCGACGCGGGCCTCGTCGGCACGGACGACCCGCTCGCGCTGACCGGCGACCCGGGGGAGCCCGGCATCGTCACCGACGGCTACGTGCGTCGCGAGCGCCAGTTCGGACGCGTGCACCGCGCCGTGGGCCAGACGATGGCCGCCGACGAGGCCGAGCGCGACGGACGCCGCGAGACGGACTACGCGGGCGCGCCCGGGGTCCCGCAGGCGACCACGGAGTACGTCGGGGGCGCCGCGGTCACCGCCTCGAGCTCGCGGGGGTACGTCGACGTGCTGGGGCCCGTCGACCCGCGGCGCGGACCGGCGGCCGCCGTCGACGCCGACGAGTCGACGTGGTGGGAGTCCGACCCCCTGCGTCCGGCCGAGGGGCAGTGGCTCGACGTCGCCCTCGACGAGCCGTCCCGCGGCGGGGTCGTCGACGTCGCCTTCCTGACCGGGCCGGGCGACGGGCTGCGCGAGGTGGAGCGGGCCCGTCTCGTCGTCGACGGCAGCGCCGAGGTCTACGGCGTGCCCGCCGACGGCCGGCTGGAGGTGGTCCTGCCCGCCTTCCGGACGTTGCGGGTCGAGGTCGTGCAGGCGAGCGCCAGCACCGCGGAGACGGGCAGCGTCGGCGTGCGCGAGGTGTCGCTGCCGGGGATCGAGCGGGGGCGCACCCGCGTGCTCCCGACCCCGGTCGGCGCCGACACCACCGTGCTGCTCCAGCAACCGCCGGTCACCCGGGCCTGCGTCCGGCTCGACTGGGGACTGACCTGCGACGAGGACGCCGTCGTGCTCCCGGAGTCCGAGACCATGGACCGCACCTTCACGACCACGGAGCCCGGGGCGTGGGACCTGCGGGGCACGGTGTCCACCCGCCCCGGGGCAGCGGCCGCGCGGCTGCTCGACCCCGTCGGCGGCGCCGCGACGGTCGTCGCCGACTCGGTGTACGCCGACGACCCGCTCGCCGCGGGGGTCTTCGCCCACGACGGCGACCCCGACACGGCCTGGCGGAGCGAGCCCGGCGCGGAGGAGGCGACGCTGACGTTCACCTGGCCGGGCCGTCGCACGCTCACCAGCGTGACCGCGCTGGGCACGGCCACCGGCGGGCTGCCGGACGTGATCACCCTGCGCACCGCGGAGGAGGAGCGCCGCGTCCCCCTGGGGCTCGGCGCCACCGACATCGAGCCGCTCGTCGCCGACGGCGGGGTCGTCGTCGAGCTCGAGCGGAGCGGCGGACTCGGTCCGATGACCCTGGCCGAGCTCGGCCTCGGCGGCGTGGGCGACCTGCGCCACGCCCCGGACGTCGAGGCGGCGACCGGCGCGACCTGCGGCCTCGGGCCCGACGTGGTCGTCGACGGGGTGCGGGTGCCGACGCGCGTCGACGGCACGGTCGGCGACGTCCTCGCCGGCACCCCCCTGACCTGGGAGGCGTGCGGCGACGCCGTCGACCTCGCGCCCGGCACCCACCGGGTGGTCGTCGCACCCACCGCGCAGTTCCTGGCCACCACCCTCGCGTGGACACCGGCCGAGGCGCCACGGGCCGCCGGCGCGGGGGACGCCGAGCGACCCGTCACGGTCGACGCCCGCGACCGCACCTCGTGGGACCTCGCGGTCGGTGCCGGCGACGAGGCCGTGCTCGCGCTGCCCATGAACGCCAACCCCGGCTGGACCGCCACGCTGGACGGACGCGACCTCGAGCGGGTCGCGGTCGACGGGTGGCGCCAGGGCTTCGTCGTGCCGGCGGGCGTCGAGGGCCGCGTGCTCGTGGAGTTCGCGCCGGACCGCGCCTACCGCCTGTTCCTCGTCGGCGGTGGCCTCGCCGCGGTCGTGCTCCTGCTGGCGGCCGTGGCCGCGGTCGGACGACGCTGGCCGGGCTCGGGCCGGGACCTCCTCCTGGCCGCCGACGGCCCGACCCCGCCGACCCCCGTGTCCGCCCCCGCCCACCTGCGCGCCCGGCGGACGCCTCCGCCGCTCGCGGCGGTCGTGGTGCTGGCGGTGGCCGTCGCCGGCGGCCTCGTCGCCGCCGCGGGTCTCGTCCTCGGCTACCGGTGGTCGGCGGAGCGTTGGCGCGGGGCCGCCGTGGCCCTGGTCGCGGCGTCGGGCGTCGCGTCGGCGCTGGCCGAGCGCGCGGCGTACCCGGGTCTCGTGGCCGACGGGCTGGCCGCGCTCGGCGTGGGCTGGCTCGTCGGCATCGTGCTGGTGCGCGGGCGGGGAGGTGCGCGATGA
- a CDS encoding class I SAM-dependent methyltransferase, with protein MSSSRPDQPADAETHADASFDDVWATAQEFTGWLTEAQARLLHAEALAAPGTADALEIGSHQGRSTAVLAHARRARGGRLVALDPFVDGRLFGGAATRAVFERNMATAGVRDVIDLKVAYSTKERGSWTTPLSLLYVDGKHDYWTAGDDLKWAVHLPEGGAVLVHDCYSSIGVTLAILRHVLFSRTLRYERRAGSLALFRVGRPGLADRARILAEMPWWIRNVGIKVLLRLRLRPVARLVGHDSPYDPY; from the coding sequence TTGTCGTCATCGCGACCCGACCAGCCCGCCGACGCGGAGACGCACGCCGACGCGTCCTTCGACGACGTCTGGGCCACGGCCCAGGAGTTCACCGGCTGGCTCACCGAGGCGCAGGCGCGTCTCCTCCACGCCGAGGCGCTCGCCGCGCCCGGCACCGCGGACGCCCTCGAGATCGGTTCCCACCAGGGCCGGTCCACCGCGGTGCTGGCCCACGCCCGTCGGGCCCGCGGGGGCCGGCTGGTCGCCCTCGACCCGTTCGTGGACGGGCGGCTGTTCGGCGGGGCGGCGACGCGCGCCGTCTTCGAGCGCAACATGGCCACCGCCGGCGTGCGCGACGTCATCGACCTGAAGGTGGCCTACTCCACGAAGGAGCGGGGCTCGTGGACGACGCCGCTGAGCCTGCTCTACGTCGATGGCAAGCACGACTACTGGACGGCCGGCGACGACCTCAAGTGGGCCGTCCACCTGCCCGAGGGCGGCGCCGTGCTGGTCCACGACTGCTACTCCTCGATCGGCGTGACGCTCGCGATCCTGCGCCACGTGCTGTTCTCCCGCACGCTCCGCTACGAGCGGCGTGCCGGGTCGCTCGCCCTCTTCCGGGTCGGCCGGCCCGGCCTCGCCGACCGCGCCCGGATCCTGGCGGAGATGCCGTGGTGGATCCGCAACGTCGGCATCAAGGTGCTGCTGCGCCTGCGGCTGCGCCCCGTGGCCCGGCTCGTCGGGCACGACTCGCCGTACGACCCCTACTGA